A region of Sandaracinaceae bacterium DNA encodes the following proteins:
- a CDS encoding sigma-54-dependent Fis family transcriptional regulator, with the protein MSGRVLVVDDEPRMAEVVRMVLRRAGLTVDVALGGEDALSALRAAPPDLLLTDLRMPGMDGLALMEQARALDAELPIILMTAHATLQNAIDALRLGAHDYVQKPFENAELVARVSRGLALRALTRENRYLRGALLREQGPAQVIAESEPMRAVLELVSRVAPSDATVMIEGESGVGKEVVARALHLGSPRAGGPFVAVNVSALAESVLESELFGHERGAFTGAHARKAGLFERASGGTLFLDEIGEVGPEFQAKLLRVLQEREVTRVGGLAPVRVDVRVLTATHRDLPRAVAAGQFREDLFFRLAVIPMRVPPLRERRADIAPLALHFLTRHGDETRRPLRFSDAAMEALEAHAFPGNVRELENAVLRAVVLARGSEVQVEDLMLGGSAVGAAGLEPPRRSASGEGFATLAAHLDAATREHIAAALQRAAGVKHEAATLLGVERTTLYRLLKKGEGG; encoded by the coding sequence ATGAGCGGGCGTGTGTTGGTCGTCGACGATGAGCCGCGCATGGCGGAGGTCGTACGCATGGTCCTACGCCGTGCGGGCCTCACGGTGGACGTGGCGTTGGGGGGCGAGGACGCGCTCTCGGCGCTGCGCGCGGCACCACCGGACCTGCTGCTGACGGACCTGCGCATGCCCGGCATGGACGGGCTCGCACTGATGGAGCAGGCGCGTGCCCTGGACGCCGAGCTCCCCATCATCCTGATGACGGCGCACGCGACGCTGCAGAACGCCATCGACGCGCTTCGTCTGGGAGCCCACGACTATGTGCAGAAGCCCTTCGAGAACGCGGAGCTCGTGGCGCGCGTCTCGCGGGGGCTCGCGTTGCGGGCGCTGACGCGCGAGAACCGCTACTTGCGGGGAGCCCTACTGCGGGAGCAGGGACCCGCGCAGGTCATCGCGGAGAGCGAGCCCATGCGGGCCGTATTGGAGCTCGTGTCACGTGTGGCGCCGAGCGACGCCACGGTCATGATCGAGGGCGAGAGCGGGGTGGGCAAGGAGGTCGTCGCGCGCGCCCTGCACCTCGGAAGCCCGCGCGCAGGCGGTCCATTCGTGGCCGTCAACGTCTCCGCCCTGGCCGAGTCCGTGCTGGAGAGTGAGCTCTTCGGTCACGAGCGCGGGGCGTTCACGGGCGCCCACGCGCGCAAGGCGGGGCTGTTCGAGCGAGCCTCGGGGGGCACCTTGTTTCTGGACGAGATCGGCGAGGTCGGACCGGAGTTCCAGGCCAAGCTGCTGCGCGTGCTGCAGGAGCGCGAGGTCACGCGCGTGGGGGGACTGGCTCCCGTGCGCGTGGACGTGCGGGTGCTCACGGCGACGCACCGGGACCTGCCGCGGGCCGTGGCGGCGGGGCAGTTTCGCGAGGACCTGTTCTTCCGCCTCGCCGTCATCCCCATGCGCGTGCCCCCTCTGCGCGAGCGTCGCGCCGACATCGCCCCTCTGGCGCTGCACTTCCTCACGCGCCACGGTGACGAGACCAGGCGTCCCCTCCGCTTCAGCGACGCCGCGATGGAGGCGCTCGAGGCGCACGCGTTCCCCGGGAACGTGCGCGAGCTGGAGAACGCGGTGCTGCGTGCGGTGGTGCTGGCGCGCGGGTCCGAGGTCCAGGTGGAGGACCTGATGCTGGGCGGTTCAGCCGTGGGGGCGGCGGGCCTCGAGCCGCCACGGCGAAGCGCCTCGGGCGAGGGCTTCGCGACGCTCGCAGCGCATCTCGACGCGGCGACCCGCGAGCACATCGCCGCCGCGCTGCAGCGCGCCGCGGGGGTGAAGCACGAAGCCGCTACGCTGCTCGGCGTCGAGCGGACCACCCTCTACCGTCTCCTCAAGAAGGGCGAGGGAGGATAG
- the msrA gene encoding peptide-methionine (S)-S-oxide reductase MsrA, translating into MVRRPPRSCPPPRRLRLGFAIAGALSFLACSDPVAPPRAPSGRAHASGDGEHAESGEGTRLAEDPTPPLRAAVFAGGCFWCMEGPLEAVPGVGEVFSGYTGGALEHVTYQQIGRGNTGHVEAVRVIYDPAQVTYARLLEVFVRNIDPTQDDGQFCDRGTQYRSAIFVASDEERAAAQAALRAAAEALGRTVVTEVREAGPFWLAEDYHQDFYRTHRAHYERYRLGCGRDARLRELWGEAASGHAP; encoded by the coding sequence ATGGTCCGCCGCCCGCCCCGCTCCTGCCCGCCCCCACGTCGCCTCCGCCTCGGCTTCGCCATCGCGGGGGCGCTCTCGTTCCTGGCCTGCTCCGACCCCGTGGCACCACCGCGCGCCCCGAGCGGCCGTGCACACGCGAGCGGCGACGGCGAACACGCAGAGAGCGGGGAAGGCACGCGGTTGGCCGAGGATCCGACTCCCCCGCTGCGCGCAGCCGTCTTCGCAGGAGGCTGCTTCTGGTGCATGGAGGGCCCGCTCGAGGCCGTCCCGGGTGTGGGCGAGGTGTTCTCTGGCTACACCGGCGGGGCGCTCGAGCACGTGACCTACCAGCAGATCGGCAGGGGGAACACGGGGCACGTCGAGGCGGTGCGCGTGATCTACGACCCCGCACAGGTCACCTATGCACGGCTGCTCGAGGTGTTCGTACGCAACATCGACCCTACGCAGGACGACGGACAGTTCTGCGATCGAGGCACACAGTATCGGTCCGCCATCTTCGTCGCGAGCGATGAAGAGCGCGCCGCCGCCCAGGCAGCCCTCCGCGCCGCGGCAGAAGCGCTAGGGCGCACCGTCGTGACGGAGGTGCGCGAGGCCGGACCGTTCTGGCTGGCAGAGGACTACCACCAGGATTTCTACCGCACACACCGTGCTCACTACGAACGCTACCGCCTCGGCTGCGGACGCGACGCGCGGCTACGGGAGCTGTGGGGCGAGGCGGCGTCCGGCCACGCGCCCTGA
- a CDS encoding ATP-binding protein yields the protein MTHPLPTSSVRAGSLSGALRTPAFHGLLGFAVGLVDLGLLAWLDVRMRYADHDVRVPVVLLFAGTFALLGYAVGHLREARVRAVADQETIRRQLIALRAEQARALENEALASVGRLSASVAHEVRNPLGVIRASASVLQEELRDGDADVVQACVFIREEVERLDGFVAKLLGYARPSAFATTVQDPAALLERVVALTEGPPAQLTLDVSVAHAAIDAELLLPALVNVVQNARQAAASSVRVAARVEDRALVVEVRDDGAGVAPAHQARLFEPFFTTKSTGTGLGLAMAHKLVTAHRGMLGYVADAGLGEGGRGGCFRIILPDAEAA from the coding sequence GTGACCCATCCTCTGCCGACCTCCTCCGTGCGTGCCGGTTCGCTCTCGGGCGCGCTGCGTACCCCTGCCTTCCATGGGCTGCTCGGCTTCGCCGTGGGGCTCGTGGACCTCGGCCTGTTGGCCTGGCTCGACGTGCGCATGCGCTACGCAGACCACGACGTGCGTGTGCCGGTGGTGCTGCTGTTCGCCGGGACCTTCGCGCTGCTGGGCTACGCGGTGGGGCACCTGCGCGAAGCGCGGGTTCGCGCCGTCGCCGACCAGGAGACCATCCGCCGTCAGCTGATCGCCTTGCGCGCAGAGCAGGCTCGCGCGCTCGAGAACGAAGCGCTCGCCAGCGTCGGGCGCCTGTCCGCCAGCGTGGCCCACGAGGTGCGTAACCCGCTAGGGGTGATTCGTGCATCGGCGAGTGTGCTCCAGGAGGAGCTGCGCGACGGGGACGCCGACGTCGTGCAGGCGTGCGTCTTCATCCGTGAGGAGGTGGAGCGCTTGGACGGGTTCGTCGCGAAGCTGCTGGGCTATGCGCGGCCGAGCGCGTTCGCGACGACGGTGCAGGACCCCGCCGCGCTGCTCGAGCGTGTCGTCGCGCTGACGGAAGGACCTCCCGCCCAGCTGACGCTCGATGTGAGCGTCGCGCACGCCGCCATCGACGCCGAGCTGCTCCTCCCGGCGCTGGTCAACGTCGTGCAGAACGCGCGTCAGGCTGCCGCGTCCAGCGTGCGGGTGGCGGCGCGTGTGGAGGACCGGGCCCTCGTGGTCGAGGTTCGCGATGACGGTGCCGGTGTGGCCCCAGCGCACCAGGCGCGGCTCTTCGAGCCCTTCTTCACCACCAAGAGCACGGGCACCGGGCTGGGCCTCGCGATGGCCCACAAGCTCGTCACGGCCCACCGCGGCATGCTCGGGTACGTGGCGGACGCCGGGCTGGGTGAAGGGGGGCGGGGGGGCTGCTTCCGGATCATCCTGCCCGACGCGGAGGCCGCATGA
- a CDS encoding glutathione S-transferase family protein, with the protein MSAYFTHFAWTVSPYSAKTRAYLTFKRIPFTEVAPSAWTLYRDIQKAVGAAIMPTVLTPEGRWMQDSTEIIDALEERFPKVSVHPSTPKQRIAALLLELHADEWLPSVALHYRWNRHENRDFALREFGSAAFPGLPPALSRVLVRPVASKMAGYRAVVGVTHETIPGFERFTASLLAQLELHLRAYPFLFGTRPSVADFALYGPLWAHLYRDPGSTYLFRDTPHIVAWFERLMSPLGRDGAFLPDDEVPATLEPVLATLFAEQMPFVMALMDAIDVWCDAHPEATRVPRALGDHAFTVGGSSGRRRLLTYTQWMAQRPLAAYATLSATDRPAVDAWLRRLGGDAARDAIARTVRHPLERHAFKLRLATRTPALASALTAGEPAAR; encoded by the coding sequence ATGAGCGCCTACTTCACCCACTTCGCGTGGACCGTCTCGCCCTACTCCGCGAAGACGCGCGCCTACCTCACGTTCAAGCGCATCCCGTTCACCGAGGTGGCCCCCAGTGCGTGGACCCTGTACCGCGACATCCAGAAGGCCGTGGGCGCAGCGATCATGCCGACCGTGCTCACCCCGGAGGGGCGCTGGATGCAAGACAGCACGGAGATCATCGACGCGTTGGAAGAGCGCTTCCCGAAGGTGTCCGTCCACCCCAGCACGCCCAAGCAGCGCATCGCCGCTCTCTTGCTGGAGCTGCACGCGGACGAGTGGCTCCCGAGCGTGGCCCTCCACTATCGCTGGAACCGGCACGAGAACCGCGACTTCGCCCTGCGCGAGTTCGGTAGCGCGGCCTTCCCGGGACTCCCTCCCGCGCTCAGCCGCGTGCTCGTTCGACCGGTGGCCTCCAAGATGGCCGGCTACCGCGCCGTCGTGGGCGTGACGCACGAGACCATCCCTGGCTTCGAGCGCTTCACGGCGTCGCTGCTAGCGCAGCTCGAGCTGCACCTGCGCGCGTACCCGTTCCTGTTCGGGACGCGCCCGTCCGTCGCGGACTTCGCCCTCTACGGGCCGCTGTGGGCGCACCTCTACCGCGACCCGGGCTCCACCTACCTCTTCCGCGACACCCCGCACATCGTCGCGTGGTTCGAGCGACTGATGAGCCCCCTCGGGCGCGACGGCGCCTTCCTCCCCGACGACGAGGTGCCGGCTACGCTGGAGCCCGTCCTGGCCACCCTGTTCGCCGAACAGATGCCGTTCGTGATGGCGCTGATGGACGCGATCGACGTTTGGTGCGACGCACACCCGGAAGCGACCCGCGTCCCGCGCGCGCTGGGGGACCACGCCTTCACGGTGGGGGGCTCCTCGGGGCGTCGCCGCTTGCTCACCTACACGCAGTGGATGGCACAGCGTCCGCTCGCGGCCTACGCCACGCTCTCTGCCACGGACCGCCCGGCCGTGGACGCATGGCTGCGGCGTCTTGGCGGAGACGCCGCTCGGGACGCCATCGCACGCACGGTGCGCCACCCGCTGGAACGCCACGCGTTCAAGCTGCGCCTCGCGACACGCACGCCGGCCCTTGCCAGCGCGCTCACGGCCGGCGAGCCAGCCGCGCGATAG
- a CDS encoding penicillin-binding protein, with protein MSSGGDASASQAASAHANVGSTGGTSGGVAASGGAVSTASTPVASAAPAAPAAAQVSLPAQGAALTDGPGDVGLPLEHYAQGADDSVPPGLAAHLDGFDPREHALAEGRLVSPLDGGARAVLTLHPGLQAHITDRFAQYEVPYGALVAIEPSTGRVLAYVSHSSRNPRGGDLVLDATPPTASVFKVVTGAALIDAGIGADTNVCYHGGASRLELSDLTDNRARDRWCATLSDAMGGSINAVFAKLADRHLSPAVITRYASAFAWGQRVPFDIPVRPSPAEVPTDRLEFARTSAGFWHMHMSPLHGALVAATIANDGQMPRAAVVSEVLSARGERVYQHQPAIYRAVLSRRTARRVGEMMERTVSHGTARRSFHDNAGNAFLPGVRIAGKTGTLTGSDPYRGYTWWVGFAPADAPTIAVAALVVNDPAWRVKASYMAREALRYYLVEAPRVDARAEARSE; from the coding sequence ATGTCGAGCGGTGGCGACGCCAGCGCTTCGCAGGCGGCCTCGGCGCACGCGAACGTGGGCTCCACCGGAGGCACGTCTGGAGGGGTGGCCGCCTCTGGCGGGGCTGTCTCCACGGCCTCGACTCCGGTCGCGTCCGCCGCGCCGGCCGCGCCGGCCGCAGCCCAGGTCTCGCTCCCTGCACAGGGCGCCGCGCTCACGGACGGACCAGGAGACGTCGGGCTGCCCCTCGAGCACTACGCGCAGGGAGCCGACGACTCGGTCCCGCCAGGTCTGGCGGCGCACCTCGACGGCTTCGACCCACGCGAGCACGCGCTCGCCGAGGGGCGCCTGGTGTCCCCTCTCGACGGTGGCGCGCGCGCGGTGCTCACGTTGCACCCCGGGCTGCAGGCCCACATCACGGACCGCTTCGCGCAGTACGAGGTGCCGTACGGGGCCCTCGTCGCCATCGAGCCGAGCACCGGGCGCGTGCTCGCTTACGTGAGCCACAGCAGCCGCAACCCGCGCGGCGGCGACCTGGTGCTGGACGCCACCCCGCCCACCGCGTCGGTCTTCAAGGTGGTCACCGGCGCGGCGCTCATCGACGCGGGCATCGGGGCGGACACCAACGTCTGCTACCACGGCGGCGCAAGCCGCTTGGAGCTCAGCGACCTGACGGACAACCGCGCGCGCGACCGCTGGTGCGCGACGCTGAGCGACGCGATGGGAGGTTCCATCAACGCCGTCTTCGCCAAGCTCGCGGACCGGCACCTCTCGCCCGCCGTCATCACGCGTTACGCCTCCGCGTTCGCGTGGGGGCAGCGCGTCCCCTTCGACATCCCCGTCCGGCCGAGCCCGGCCGAGGTCCCGACCGACCGCCTCGAGTTCGCGCGCACGTCGGCTGGCTTCTGGCACATGCACATGTCCCCGCTGCATGGCGCGCTCGTCGCCGCGACCATCGCGAACGACGGCCAGATGCCACGCGCTGCCGTCGTGAGCGAGGTGCTCTCGGCTCGCGGCGAGCGCGTTTACCAGCATCAACCCGCCATCTATCGCGCGGTGCTCAGCCGTCGCACCGCTCGCCGCGTCGGAGAGATGATGGAGCGCACCGTCTCGCACGGTACGGCCCGCCGTTCGTTCCACGACAACGCAGGCAACGCCTTTCTGCCTGGGGTCCGCATCGCGGGCAAGACGGGCACGCTGACCGGCAGCGACCCCTACCGGGGCTACACGTGGTGGGTGGGCTTCGCGCCAGCCGACGCCCCCACCATCGCCGTCGCGGCGCTGGTGGTGAACGACCCCGCGTGGCGCGTGAAGGCGAGCTACATGGCCCGCGAGGCGCTGCGCTACTATCTGGTGGAGGCGCCTCGCGTGGACGCTCGCGCCGAGGCCCGGAGCGAGTAG
- a CDS encoding DUF2834 domain-containing protein — translation MTRQKLLLSVLFVDFAALNAYVVYAMGYDGFVRAALDNVGTVAMLVDLAIALGLVLFWMVQDARRRGVSVLPYVPLMVLFGSVGPLLYLLRRPSEEATPGGVPARSVVEHA, via the coding sequence ATGACCCGTCAGAAACTGTTGCTCTCCGTGCTCTTCGTCGACTTCGCCGCGCTCAACGCCTACGTGGTGTACGCCATGGGCTACGACGGCTTCGTCCGCGCCGCCCTCGACAACGTCGGCACCGTCGCGATGCTGGTCGACTTGGCGATCGCCCTTGGCCTCGTCCTCTTCTGGATGGTCCAGGACGCGCGACGCCGCGGTGTGAGCGTGCTGCCGTACGTGCCGCTGATGGTGCTCTTCGGCTCGGTGGGCCCGCTGCTCTACTTGCTGCGCCGACCGAGCGAGGAGGCGACACCCGGGGGCGTTCCCGCGCGCTCCGTGGTCGAGCACGCCTGA
- a CDS encoding penicillin-insensitive murein endopeptidase, with translation MNLPERGPGFVRARPGEATRAGTRQLVSALSRAAAYVEARHPGGSPLRIGDLSSPDGGRHPRHGSHRAGRDADVIFYATDAAGTPTRGRGWLAYDRFGAAREVDEGGRRGRVFFFDDARNWALVRSLLLDEEARVQWIFVSNGLKARLLRFAVAHEPERAAVTRAREVLHQPSRGNPHADHFHVRVACGLREQRLGCRDWGPDWPWLRHGASNDAADPARAWTDEALVEALMADAPAPNRAHTE, from the coding sequence GTGAACCTGCCCGAGCGAGGGCCGGGCTTCGTACGCGCCAGACCCGGGGAGGCGACGCGGGCAGGCACCCGACAGCTGGTCAGCGCGCTGAGCCGCGCAGCGGCGTACGTCGAAGCGAGGCACCCGGGTGGCTCGCCGCTACGCATCGGCGACCTGTCCTCTCCAGACGGTGGGCGTCACCCCCGCCACGGGAGCCACCGCGCGGGTCGCGATGCAGACGTCATCTTTTACGCGACGGACGCCGCCGGCACACCGACCCGTGGGCGCGGGTGGCTGGCCTACGACCGCTTTGGAGCCGCGCGAGAGGTCGATGAAGGCGGCCGTCGAGGGCGCGTGTTCTTCTTCGACGACGCCCGCAACTGGGCGCTGGTGCGCTCGCTGCTGTTGGATGAGGAGGCGCGTGTGCAGTGGATCTTCGTGTCGAACGGTCTGAAGGCGCGGCTGCTTCGATTTGCGGTCGCGCACGAACCCGAACGCGCGGCGGTCACGCGTGCCCGGGAGGTGCTGCACCAGCCCAGCCGCGGAAACCCGCACGCCGACCACTTTCACGTCCGGGTGGCGTGCGGGCTACGCGAGCAGCGTTTGGGCTGCCGCGACTGGGGCCCCGACTGGCCCTGGCTGCGACACGGCGCGTCGAACGACGCCGCCGACCCCGCGCGGGCGTGGACGGACGAGGCGCTCGTGGAGGCACTCATGGCCGACGCGCCCGCCCCGAACCGAGCGCACACGGAATGA
- the xerD gene encoding site-specific tyrosine recombinase XerD has product MSHDDQLFDAYLAHLKVERGLSKNTLAAYGGDLARYATWLEERGVSVEESSEPDVARYLAHLGAQGLSARSQARVLSALRGFYKHLLGEREVRRDPTHLLEGPKLAKRLPVVMTRDEVLRLLAAPRGQKPNAVRDRAMLHTMYAAGLRVSELVRLELGDLHLEARFLNAFGKGSKRRLVPIGDLAIEALVAYLREVRPRWALRSGSAVPQVFLTARGTPLTRQAFWKSIKDYARQAEIQKDISPHKLRHSFATHLLLGGADLRAVQSMLGHADIATTEVYTHVTGAHLQHVHRTYHPRG; this is encoded by the coding sequence ATGAGCCACGACGACCAGCTCTTCGACGCGTACCTCGCGCACCTCAAGGTGGAGCGCGGCCTGTCGAAGAACACGCTCGCGGCCTACGGCGGTGATCTCGCGCGGTACGCGACTTGGCTGGAGGAGCGCGGGGTGTCCGTGGAAGAGTCCAGCGAACCGGACGTGGCGCGCTACCTCGCGCACCTTGGTGCCCAGGGCCTCTCCGCCCGCTCGCAGGCCAGGGTGCTCAGCGCGCTGCGCGGGTTCTACAAGCACCTGCTCGGTGAGCGCGAGGTGCGTCGGGACCCGACGCATCTGCTCGAGGGACCGAAGCTCGCCAAGCGCCTCCCGGTCGTCATGACGCGCGACGAGGTGCTGCGGCTGCTCGCGGCCCCACGCGGTCAGAAGCCCAACGCGGTGCGCGACCGCGCCATGTTGCACACCATGTACGCGGCGGGGCTGCGAGTGTCCGAGTTGGTGCGGCTCGAGCTGGGCGACCTCCACCTCGAGGCCCGCTTCCTGAACGCGTTCGGCAAGGGCAGCAAGAGGCGCCTCGTGCCCATCGGTGACCTCGCCATCGAGGCGCTCGTGGCGTACCTGCGTGAAGTGCGTCCACGCTGGGCGCTGCGCAGCGGGTCGGCGGTTCCTCAGGTCTTCCTGACCGCCCGCGGTACGCCGCTCACGCGCCAGGCCTTCTGGAAGTCGATCAAGGACTACGCGCGTCAGGCCGAGATCCAGAAGGACATCTCGCCGCACAAGCTGCGCCACAGCTTCGCCACGCATCTGCTGCTGGGTGGTGCGGACCTGCGTGCCGTGCAGTCCATGCTGGGCCACGCCGACATCGCGACCACCGAGGTGTACACGCACGTTACTGGCGCCCACCTGCAGCACGTACACCGAACGTACCACCCCCGAGGCTGA
- a CDS encoding SPOR domain-containing protein, translating into MDTAMRNLEQIQETEPDDGSSRRLGMLAMAALATVMLVFAMGTMLQAGAEDPAEAEDPLAALDRAAGSQLRAEAPAEEDVDVDARALRFHETLSATPSAADERPEVEAALAAAAAELNHPEPLPVPAAMAQMPAALGVMDTNVVMQALPAAVAASPDNGDLSLAMGGDPLVAAALPAVARQREPRTRASVGAEGLYTLQVISYRTREEAEIFAEALRGRGHGAFVTEADLGERGVFFRVRIGPFENAREAARYRATFEQEEQMNTYVVRRRDEA; encoded by the coding sequence ATGGACACCGCGATGCGCAACCTCGAGCAGATTCAAGAGACCGAACCCGACGACGGCTCGAGCCGCCGCTTGGGCATGTTGGCGATGGCCGCGCTGGCGACCGTCATGCTGGTGTTTGCGATGGGCACGATGCTCCAGGCTGGCGCCGAGGACCCCGCCGAGGCCGAAGACCCGCTCGCGGCGCTGGATCGCGCGGCCGGCAGCCAGCTGCGGGCCGAGGCCCCCGCCGAGGAAGACGTGGACGTCGACGCCCGCGCCTTGCGCTTCCACGAGACCCTGAGCGCTACGCCGAGCGCCGCCGACGAGCGGCCCGAGGTGGAGGCTGCGCTGGCCGCCGCCGCCGCCGAGTTGAACCACCCCGAGCCGCTGCCCGTGCCCGCCGCCATGGCGCAGATGCCCGCGGCGCTGGGCGTGATGGACACGAACGTCGTGATGCAGGCGTTGCCAGCGGCGGTGGCCGCCAGCCCGGACAACGGGGACCTGAGCCTCGCCATGGGAGGCGACCCCCTCGTGGCGGCTGCGCTCCCCGCGGTCGCTCGGCAGCGCGAGCCACGCACGCGCGCGTCGGTCGGCGCGGAGGGTCTGTACACGCTGCAGGTGATCAGCTACCGCACCCGCGAAGAGGCCGAGATCTTCGCGGAGGCGCTCCGCGGCCGTGGACATGGCGCGTTCGTGACCGAGGCCGACCTCGGTGAGCGCGGCGTGTTCTTCCGTGTGCGCATCGGGCCCTTCGAGAACGCCCGGGAGGCGGCGCGCTACCGCGCGACCTTCGAGCAGGAGGAGCAGATGAACACCTACGTCGTGCGCCGCCGCGACGAAGCGTGA
- a CDS encoding ribonuclease HI produces the protein MPYRPMTLRGKRVLARCDAAGALVEQGGRVEVRYSPRDGKAYHASARNLEPIVGDGALLPDDHCAPVREAGAGGFSATKPGASTGGKRPSAARGRARGASGSPPDKPAPGEVLAYCDGACSGNPGPAGVGVVLLHDDVRWELSEYLGQGTNNVGELTGVLRACQQTPDPSRPLRIYTDSTYSIGVLQQGWKAKANQSLVAECKAALARLDDVSLVYVKGHAGVPLNEAADQLAVAAVERRGTRGWTRTA, from the coding sequence ATGCCCTATCGCCCCATGACCCTGCGCGGCAAGCGCGTCCTGGCCCGCTGCGACGCCGCAGGCGCGCTCGTCGAGCAGGGAGGGCGTGTGGAGGTCCGCTACAGCCCGCGCGACGGCAAGGCGTACCACGCCTCGGCGCGCAACCTCGAGCCCATCGTGGGGGATGGCGCGCTTCTGCCCGACGACCACTGCGCGCCGGTGCGGGAGGCGGGCGCAGGGGGCTTCAGCGCGACCAAACCCGGCGCCTCCACAGGCGGCAAGCGCCCTAGCGCCGCGCGTGGCCGGGCGAGGGGCGCATCGGGATCGCCTCCCGACAAGCCCGCTCCGGGGGAGGTGCTGGCCTACTGCGACGGGGCCTGCAGCGGCAACCCCGGACCCGCGGGGGTGGGGGTCGTGCTGCTCCACGACGACGTGCGCTGGGAGCTCAGCGAGTATCTTGGGCAGGGCACCAACAACGTCGGTGAGCTGACCGGGGTGCTGCGGGCCTGCCAACAGACGCCGGACCCGTCGCGTCCCCTGCGCATCTACACGGACTCCACGTACTCCATCGGCGTGCTCCAGCAGGGCTGGAAGGCCAAGGCGAACCAGAGCCTCGTCGCCGAGTGCAAGGCCGCGCTCGCGCGTCTGGACGACGTCAGCCTGGTGTACGTGAAGGGCCACGCGGGCGTCCCACTGAACGAGGCGGCCGATCAGCTCGCCGTCGCGGCGGTGGAACGGCGCGGCACCCGCGGCTGGACGCGCACGGCCTGA
- a CDS encoding extensin family protein, whose translation MRTRGRACVALGLGLVSFGVSLGPDSFVPAAHANLAQHFPTEAPLRDMPSGAAIANLDPPTCRAILRANGVSFSRYRGDHDEAITGHGMLLGGPLNGVRFEHAGRSEMHSVLDCRLALALLAWTPVLREFGVTRVQHMSTFRPNAHVAGTSRVSGHASALAIDFRYLEFADGTRLDVLTDWTSRERGAPPCTHPPDELGPSAVLRRVVCRAIEADLFQVVVSPHHNDAHNNHVHLEVRPEVTWRSIQ comes from the coding sequence ATGCGCACCCGGGGTCGTGCCTGTGTCGCCCTCGGACTCGGCCTCGTGTCGTTCGGGGTGAGCCTCGGCCCCGACTCGTTCGTGCCGGCCGCTCACGCCAACCTGGCCCAGCACTTCCCCACCGAAGCGCCCCTGCGTGACATGCCGTCCGGCGCGGCCATCGCCAACCTCGATCCTCCGACCTGCCGTGCGATTCTACGCGCCAACGGCGTCTCGTTCAGCCGCTATCGAGGCGATCACGACGAGGCGATCACCGGTCACGGCATGCTCCTGGGCGGGCCGCTCAACGGCGTGCGCTTCGAGCACGCCGGGCGTAGCGAGATGCACTCGGTGCTGGACTGCCGTCTGGCGCTGGCCCTGCTGGCGTGGACGCCCGTGCTGCGCGAGTTCGGCGTCACCCGCGTACAGCACATGAGCACGTTTCGACCCAACGCCCACGTGGCGGGCACGTCCCGCGTCAGCGGACACGCGAGCGCGCTGGCCATCGACTTCCGCTACCTCGAGTTCGCCGACGGAACGCGGCTGGACGTGCTGACCGACTGGACGTCGCGGGAGCGTGGCGCGCCTCCGTGCACGCACCCTCCCGACGAGCTGGGCCCGAGCGCCGTGCTGCGCCGCGTGGTCTGCCGCGCCATCGAGGCCGACCTGTTCCAGGTGGTGGTGTCCCCGCACCACAACGACGCCCACAACAATCACGTCCACCTCGAGGTGCGCCCCGAGGTGACGTGGCGGTCCATCCAGTAG